A stretch of Ipomoea triloba cultivar NCNSP0323 chromosome 13, ASM357664v1 DNA encodes these proteins:
- the LOC116002402 gene encoding uncharacterized protein LOC116002402, translated as MGKNELKAGGSGSVTLGSITPRQKPKGNKQSHVNAKLMLKLEHIKNLAVWASGEASIPSLGAFFGNRLAASSEALGLPPEPSLFSCQRCESVLQPGYNCTVRVEKNDAKARRRNKKPRSSPQNYAVYNCQFCSHRNLKRGTARGYLKQICPPKDRPSTKVEHPKSSTTKSSKPMTCPPKDRPSTKVEHPKSSTTKSSEPMTVPASNNKDSKIDIVTSPEIVQGDHIALPADEPSTPSLRMDISLLDSKRKRRNKSGLKKPVESESISTATDVDQAICTSNKRKRKSWVTLKEMAKSSGQDKSTQFSNISVPFFL; from the exons ATGGGCAAGAACGAACTTAAAGCAGGAGGCAGTGGCAGTGTGACCTTGGGGTCAATTACACCACGGCAAAAGCCAAAGGGGAATAAACAGAGTCATGTTAATGCCAAGTTGATGCTGAAACTGGAGCATATAAAGAATCTCGCAGTTTGGGCTAGTGGTGAAGCGTCCATACCCTCATTGGGCGCCTTTTTTGGCAATCGTTTAGCTGCATCCTCTGAGGCTTTGGGATTGCCTCCTGAGCCGTCTTTGTTCTCTTGCCAAAG ATGTGAATCTGTTCTTCAACCAGGCTATAATTGTACTGTTCGAGTTGAGAAGAATGATGCAAAGGCACGACGCAGGAACAAGAAACCCAGAAGCAGCCCACAGAATTATGCTGTCTATAATTGCCAGTTTTGTTCGCATCGAAATCTAAAGAGAGGAACTGCTAGAGGCTATTTGAAGCAGATATGCCCACCAAAGGACAGACCATCTACAAAAGTAGAGCATCCTAAATCCTCAACTACCAAGTCTTCTAAACCAATGACATGCCCACCAAAGGACAGACCATCTACAAAAGTCGAGCATCCTAAATCCTCAACTACCAAGTCTTCTGAACCAATGACAGTCCCAGCAAGTAACAATAAGGACAGCAAAATAGATATAGTGACTTCACCAGAGATTGTCCAGGGTGATCATATTGCGCTGCCAGCAGACGAGCCTTCAACTCCATCACTGAGAATGGACATTTCCTTATTGGACTCAAAGAGGAAGAGAAGGAATAAGTCAGGACTAAAGAAGCCTGTTGAATCTGAAAGTATTTCGACTGCCACGGATGTCGATCAAGCCATTTGCACATCTAACAAGAGAAAGAGGAAATCTTGGGTTACTTTGAAGGAAATGGCTAAGAGCAGTGGGCAGGATAAAAGCACACAGTTCTCAAATATATCAGTCCCATTTTTTCTGTAA